One Methanobacterium formicicum DSM 3637 genomic window, AAATAAATTAATTAATTAATTAATTAAGATTATTAACCTATGTATCGCAGGTCTTCTTCTCCCGGTGCGATGTTCATCCGTTCAGCCATTTCCCGTTCCATCTGCTGAGCTTTACTGATCATCTTGCGGGTTTCTTCAGCCCGTTCTTCCAGTTTCGCCACATCTACTTCGATTTTAAGTATTTCAAGTAGAACAGTGAGCACTGCTTTGGATGCATCGGCATCAATGAAGTATCCTGGTGTTTCACCCATTAAACAGGCACCATTCATGCCCCTGGAAATTCCTAAGCCCAAAATAAGGCCAGATGCACCTATTATTCCACCATCAGCTGATCTTAGGGTTACTTCATGTTCTTTGAGCATTTGAGCCAGTTCTTTGTTGGTGGCTGCTCCAAAAACCTTTGGTTTTTCCACGGGTTGGCCTGTTCCCAGACCACCAAGGGTGTATATTTCTTTAACACCATATTTTTCAACGAAATCTAATATATGTCCACAGATTTCGTATTGACCTTCTGGACTGAGTCCCTGAGTGTTTCCTCCTAGGAAAATGAAATCTCTCTCATTTTCTCCCTGGCTTTTTAGGTAATAAAACTCATTTTTCATGGGCTCTATGAGTCCATCTTCATCTACAAAGACCTGTGGGGGGAATGATGGTGAGTAAAGTTCTGCGAATTTTTCGGCCCCTAGTTCGTGTATGATGTGCTCTGCAACCAGTTTGCCCACGTGACCTATACCGGGTAGGGCTTCAATAAATATGGGATCATTGAGATCCACTGCTTTAATCATTTTTATGAAGGTTTCATTCATCTAAAACACTCCTACATGACTAATAAATGATTATTATGATATTTCCCTTAATCAATAAGGTGGGATCATGAGGATTAAGGAGATTCACTGAGTTGTTTCTTGAGTATTCTTCGGTATTTACCGTATTTATCCTCAGGAGAATAGCGTGGAGGATATATTACTTCAATTTTTCCTCCACAGTGCGGGCAGTGGTCTTTAAGGGTGTATTCCTTGCAGGAACTGCACCGCATCATTTTCATCTTCATTCTAATTCCCGGTGGAACTCACCTGTGCCACCAGCTTCTAAAACAGTTGCAATGGCTTCATCTGCTGCAGCTTTAAGAAGGGTTTCGGCAGTGATGTAATCCGATGATTTAACCAGCAACCGATAACGTGGCGCACCAACGCATTGTACGGCTATGTTATCCTTATTGATTGACGTAAGGGCGTTGCGTATTATATTCACGCCATCAGGGGCGTAAGAAGTTAAATCAACGTATCCGGTGATCTGTACTTCAGGTGGAGAGATGTTCTTTTGGGCTACTTTAGTTATGGCATTAGCCCATATTTCATCCATTCCTCTTTCTATGAGGGAATCTGCTCCTTCTTCAGCAGATATTTCAAATGCACCGTAGAGATCTCCAAATTCTTCCATCATGGCGTAGCCTACTTCATCGTAAGCTGCGTCCAGATCCTTGTCTATACTTTTTGCTGCAAATTCCAGGAGTTTCTCTGCTTTTTGTTCGATTTTCCACTGTTGGATCTTACGGGTTCTTTGATCTTCCCTGATCCGTTTCATGGAAACATCAACATGGCCCTTTTTAGGGTTAACACGGAGTACTCGGGCAACAATCTTCTGATTTTCCCGTACGTGGTCCCGAATGTTCTTAACCCATCCAGCAGATACCTCGGAGATGTGTATGAAAGCTTCTTCTCCAGGGTATTCTTCCAGTTTGGCAAATGCGCCATAATTAAGGACCTTATGCACGGTGGCCACGATTAAATCGCCTTCTTGTGGCCACTTATGCTTCATTCTTACCATTAAAACACCTAGTCCAGAACTTCGATTATTTGGGCTACAACTTCAGATCTTCCGCCCTTAGATTTTACCAGAGATTTACCACAGATGATGCACTCCACTTTAGAGGCAGCATGATCAAAAACAACTTGTTGGTTGCCACAGTCTCCACATTTTACTCTTAAAAAGTTACTTTTACTTTTTGACATTTTTTCACCTACTGCTGAATGAACTCTACTTTTCCAGCACGGAATGTTGAGCGTTTTATGTGGGATTTGTTGCACTCTTTACATTTGTATCTTAAGTCCAGTTTTTTAGTTGGTTTGTTACCTGAAGGTAATGGTCGAGGGTATCCGCGGTAACCACTGGTTACACGCCTGAATTGACGTTGACCCCATTTTAATTCGCTGGCTTTTCTTCTTTTTGATTCTAATACTGTGTGAATTGTGTGTTTCTTGCAATTAGGGCAGTAAGTTTTCCTTTCTTTAGGAATCTTCATATAATCACCTCGTTGGCTGTAAAAATAAGTCATCTGACCCGTAAAATTGATTAATGGTCCTCGGACTATTATAAAAAGCCTGACTCTATATCTCGCTATTTATATTTCACTGTTTATTTATACCTTTGGATGGACTTACCTTTTTGGTTCTTGATAAGTATACGGGCATTGGGTTCAGGCATGGTTATGATGTCACCAGGATGGAATGGTCCGTAAACCTTACTATCCACCCCCATAATAGAAGGCAGTTCATCCAAAATCATTAAAATCTCTGTGGATATTTTATGAAGACCAGAACTATTTTTTGATACTTTTGATACATCAGTATTTACTGGTTGAACTGTATCTTCATTAAATTCCCTTTTTAAATTATCAGGAGTATCCGACCTGTCTTTCGGAGTTCCTGGTTTAATCTCTCCTGAAGAACCAGTGCCTGACTTTTTAGAACCCTCTTTTGATGGTTCCCTACCAAACTGCCTGTATATTTCATCCTGAATTTCAGGAGGAATCTCATCCACTGCAGGGTTTGTCCTTACAGAGTTTTTTATCCTTTCTTTAGAAATTGAAGCATGGTTAAAACTTTCAGTTCCACCTATGTTACTTTCAGTTCCACCTATGTTCTGCTCATTAATACCCTCATCAATAGGGTTTACCTTTACTTCATCTTCAACAGGTTTAGAAGTTCTTTTAGGTGAATTCAAAGCACTTGATTTAATATCTTTTTTATGAGAGTAAGATACAAGAGGAGATCTCATCTCCACCCTGTAGGCAGTTAAAGACTTATAAATCTCCAGGTATAGTTTTTCCTCTTCAGGAGTGGAATTTGATGGAATTTTAGGCCTTCCATCTTCTCGAGAGTTTTTAAAAAGATGATACGAACGCTGAGCGTTCATCACTGCACTATTGGTTATTTTATACTCTCTTCTCTCACAAATTTCAACCACTATTCTCTGAGCATCACGAAGAAGATATGATTCAAATGAAAAGGGATTACTATCTATCCTTTCCATTAAAAGGTTGAAATAACTGGAGATCTGTTGATAAAAATCTTCTCCCACAGGGGATAGACTACTTAAACTCCTTTCCTTTTTTTGGATCTCCCTCAAATTCTGGAAAAATTCATCCAACCCTATTCCTCACTTATTCCTCACTTTCTATCCGGGGTGCTAGAAGGAAACTCAGTTCACCCTCATCAGAAGCCATTTTAAGGGCAAGATTCAAGGGCATGTCATTTCCAAGCCTTAACACTGCAGATTCTGAGAATTTATCAGCTTTTAACATCTCTTTAACTTTTTCTAGGGAAAATATTGATCTAGCAGATTCCTCTATCTTCTCTCCATGCAGGTACTCGATTTTAGCATCCCCAAACTCTCCCTCTGCCGAGGCTTCGAATTTTTCCTCATTCACATGAAGAGATATCTTATCAGAAACTATGCCAATGTCCTGAATAGAGTCTTTAAGAAGACTGAAAGGCACTTCAAACTCTGTGGGATACTCAAGTTGTGGAGGACTTGGAGCCTCGTATTCTATGTCTATAAGACGGATCTTGAATTTTCTGCGGGCTTCACCTTCAAATGATAATATAAGGTTACCTTCATCCACAGTAAGCTCCACCATGTCCTCTGCCTTTGCCCTTTTTAAGACCTTCATCAATTCTTCGGTGTCCACGTTGATCTTCATTGGCTCATCACACTGGTATTCATCGAATACTCCTTTTTTGAGCTCCAGGTGGACGAAAGTAATGTGACTGCGGTCAAGAGCATCCAGGCGCAAGCCTTCTTCATCAGCCTGCATCTGCACTTCATCTACAATGGATGATATGGCATCAAAACTTGTCTTCAAAATATTGGAATCACTTAAAACTGCCTTGAACATGTACATCCTCCTTATATATTACTTTTTATCATTCTCCTCTATATTACCCTTTTGTTTTCCTTTCTTATCATTGGAGTTTTCCTTAGAATTAACTTTCTGATTTTCTTTATTATCCTTCAACTCCCCAGAATCCTGGTCTTCAGCTACTTCCAGTTCACTGTGTATGTTTTTTAGAAAACTTGCTTCTAAAATTCTGCGGGCAAAAATACTTGCAATTATCAGCACCCCCACCAATACTAAAAAAGCAGAAATCACTGCTCTTTCACCGGATACTACATTATCCGCAACCCTTACTGGGGAGCCCAATAGATATAATACTCCCACGATGATAAAAAGTGCTCCAATTATTCCCCCAATGATTTTTACAACCTGTTCCTTATTGGATTGGAACTTCCTGTAAAAGTCAAATTTCATGAGTTCCTGACTTAAATGAAAATCGTGTGAATCAGATGAACTTTTATTATCTTTTTCCGTATTATCCTGAGATTTTTCTTCAGAACCTTTAGCCGGAGTATTAGGTGAGAATGAAGAGGGTTTAGATGAATCCATATCCCCATTAGTCAAAAAATCTCTGAAACGCCTTTTGGGTTTTTTATCCGTTAATTTATCCTCAGCAACATTATCAGTTACATCATCAGGCTCACTAATTGATTCATCTTCAATCCTAGCGGTTAAACCCTCTTCAAACCTATTATTTGATTTATCTTCAACCTTATCAGTTGAACTATTTAGAGGTTCGTTTTTAGATTCTTTGGATTCATTAAATTCAGCGGATTTATTCGATCCATCCTGTGCAGAGGATACTTGAGATGTTTGAGATTCATCAATTTCAGAGATTGGCTGATTTTGACTTCCCTTTTTGGGTTCTTCTTCCAATTTAAACATCTCCAATCTAATTAAATTTAATCGTACTCTCTCCAGGTTTGTCCACATTTAGTGCATCTTAAAAATCTGGTTTCAGATTCATCAGCCCTTCTAGTCTGTTGTAACCACCAGAATGCCAGTCTATTGCCACACTTAGGACATACTGCCTTGGTTGTGGGTAGAGTTTTAACATCATCACCTGTTACAATTACATTCTCTTTAGGGGCTACTTTCTCAGAAACCTCATATTCGCTTAGGGATTCCTTGGTTATCTTCTTTTGGTAACCGCATGAACATTCGAAACGGTCACCTTTAGGGAACAGTACTGTTCCGCATTTAGGGCAAAATTCCATTTAAATCCTCCTAATAAGATTTAACATATTATACTATTTGAACGATTTAATATTTTTGAATTAGTTTGATATTTGAATTGGTTTGTATCTGCATATACTATTTTATGCTGATTAAATTCGTAGATTAGTATATTTCCTTAGTATATTTCCAGTTAATAATAATTTGCTAATTATAATGATTTTACTCTTTGACAGTGCCATGATGATTTCTTAAGGGGTGATCTAAGATTGACCGAACATTCCAATTATTCTAATTATATTCTAATTATTTTTTTTCCAAATTGGGATATTTTTTTAAAGCATCCTCTAAGATTTTATGATGATCAAAGGCCAAATTCATCATCATTGCCTCACCAGCTGTAAAACAGGAGACTTCAGCAGCATCAGTATCTGCCATAAGTTCACCCCCATTCAAATTCGCCAGGAAACACACCGTAATCATGTGCCCCCGGGGATCTCTTTTTGGATCTGAATAAACTCCCAATAACTCTTGAATTTCAATAATTGCCCCTGTTTCCTCATTAACTTCCCTTACAACCGCCTCTTCAACGGTTTCCCCATATTCGACAAATCCGCCGGGAAATGCCCATGCACCTTTATAAGGAGGGTTTTTACGCCTTATGAATATTATTTTCCCATCAAAAGTTGTTATTACTGCATCAACAGTCAATAAAGGATGTTTAAAGCTTGTAATAATGTACACGTCCCTTTTTTAATGAAGCTATTACCTGCAGACATACCAAGACAGAACTTTACCGGAACCCCCAATTACCATGAAGTTACTTGTCCATTCCATCTTCATGTAGAAAAAGCATGTTTTTGATGCCCTCCCCCAAATCATCTGATAGAATACTCAAATATTACCTGATAGCTCAAGCATTTCCTTTAGATTCTCCAGTGGTTATACCAGCAGCTATGATATGTGCTACCCTGATTGGTTCTGGTATCGCACTGCGGGTTGTGGAAATTTTCACAATCTCACGGGCATCTTCTTCACTGATGCCACAGAACTGCATGTATACTGGCTCCTGGTTGATATTATCAACTTTATAAATATCCCCTGCTTTAAGGATATTATTCCACCTTTCTTCCCAGTCCGGAAAATTTTTTAAAGCCCTTTTGATGCGTGGCATATCTGGATACTTGCGCATGATAACTATAACCGGCACTCCAGTTTTCTGAAAGATCTTCTGGATGTTAACCACATTAAAGCCACCAAATGTAATGCCATCTAGCATCAGAACCCCCAGCTGTTCCAGGTGTCGGGAGCCATTAACCATCTCAATCAAAGAGCAGGTTGCATCAGTGCCATCCACTGTTACCTGTGTGCGGAGCACTCCATCCAACCAATTTCCTGCTCTAAAAAGAGTTCCAACAAGCATGACCTGTTCCCCACTGTGAGGGGCAAACGGAGCATCATCCACTCCCAGGATTCTAATCTCTGGTTTAATGTTTCTGAACTGCTTGATGGTTTGACACTCTTCTATTTCACTTTTTCTTGGCTGCTTTTTTGGTGGTTTTCTTGGCTGCTTTTTTAGCTGGTTTTTTGGCCTTCTTCTTTCCTTTAGTTTTTCCATCACCATCAGATTCAAGAAGCTCTTTAAATTCATCACATCGAGATTGTAGAGTTTCAGCTGCAACTTTAAGGGATTTTTTAGGATTTTTACCCCTTAAATAGAGTTTTGGTTCCCCAATAATGGGATGTTCAATCACGTATGCAGCAGCTTCCACACCCTTATCTTCCATAAGGGTCTTTCGCAGAGCATTGCAGAGCGTGTGGGTTTCTCCTGTGATTTCTATTTCTAATTCATTTTTCTTATCAGTTATAATCTTCATTTTATCCCTCGTAATCTGAAGAGATGTTTCTGGTCTCTTTTCTGCCACAGTTAGGGCATTTAACTTCTTTTTTGCCTATTTGTTTCATGAAATGTCGGCAGTTAGTACACATAGCCTTCAAAACGCCCAGTTCAGTTTCAGCAGTGGTTAGATCAGCGTTGTCCACTCCCATCACCTTGGTGACCCGGGCTTGTATAAGATCCCCAATATGGAAATCATCAGTTAATTTATCTACATATCCCTTTCTCGCCTGAGAAATATGTATAGCTCCTAAAAACGTGATCGGAAGACTTCTTTTACTGTTCTTGATTCCTTCTACATCAACTAATGCTCTTTGTCCCCGAACATCTCGTATTTGCCCTAAAACTACGTCTCCCTTTTTTAAGATTGCAGGGGATTTTGTTTTGGGAATTATGGATATTTTTTTGTTTTTCTGGTCTATGGTTACTGTTCCCGCCACCAGGGACCTGATTTCACCATGGTCATCATAGGTCCATTCTGACGGAAGAAACTCCTCAGTGACTCCTAATGCGTCACCCGGAAGAACGAAATCTCCGTTTTTTGCTTTCATTTAATTCACCTCATTTAAAAAAACAAGTTTATTGACTAATTCATTGTTTTTTTTGTTTTTTTATCTTTAATATTCAAGAGTGATTTATTCCACTAATTCCTATCTTAAAAAATATTCAAATCCCAATCCTCTTGAAAAGATTAACCAATTGCAATCACTAAATATTAATATTGCACATTAAATGTGCACATAATCACATTTACATCATAATTTATGATTACAAATATAAAA contains:
- a CDS encoding NUDIX hydrolase, with amino-acid sequence MTVDAVITTFDGKIIFIRRKNPPYKGAWAFPGGFVEYGETVEEAVVREVNEETGAIIEIQELLGVYSDPKRDPRGHMITVCFLANLNGGELMADTDAAEVSCFTAGEAMMMNLAFDHHKILEDALKKYPNLEKK
- a CDS encoding 30S ribosomal protein S27e, with the protein product MSKSKSNFLRVKCGDCGNQQVVFDHAASKVECIICGKSLVKSKGGRSEVVAQIIEVLD
- a CDS encoding CvpA family protein, whose protein sequence is MEEEPKKGSQNQPISEIDESQTSQVSSAQDGSNKSAEFNESKESKNEPLNSSTDKVEDKSNNRFEEGLTARIEDESISEPDDVTDNVAEDKLTDKKPKRRFRDFLTNGDMDSSKPSSFSPNTPAKGSEEKSQDNTEKDNKSSSDSHDFHLSQELMKFDFYRKFQSNKEQVVKIIGGIIGALFIIVGVLYLLGSPVRVADNVVSGERAVISAFLVLVGVLIIASIFARRILEASFLKNIHSELEVAEDQDSGELKDNKENQKVNSKENSNDKKGKQKGNIEENDKK
- a CDS encoding DNA-directed RNA polymerase subunit L; this encodes MKIITDKKNELEIEITGETHTLCNALRKTLMEDKGVEAAAYVIEHPIIGEPKLYLRGKNPKKSLKVAAETLQSRCDEFKELLESDGDGKTKGKKKAKKPAKKAAKKTTKKAAKKK
- a CDS encoding 50S ribosomal protein L44e — translated: MKIPKERKTYCPNCKKHTIHTVLESKRRKASELKWGQRQFRRVTSGYRGYPRPLPSGNKPTKKLDLRYKCKECNKSHIKRSTFRAGKVEFIQQ
- a CDS encoding exosome complex RNA-binding protein Csl4 codes for the protein MKAKNGDFVLPGDALGVTEEFLPSEWTYDDHGEIRSLVAGTVTIDQKNKKISIIPKTKSPAILKKGDVVLGQIRDVRGQRALVDVEGIKNSKRSLPITFLGAIHISQARKGYVDKLTDDFHIGDLIQARVTKVMGVDNADLTTAETELGVLKAMCTNCRHFMKQIGKKEVKCPNCGRKETRNISSDYEG
- a CDS encoding transcription factor S — protein: MEFCPKCGTVLFPKGDRFECSCGYQKKITKESLSEYEVSEKVAPKENVIVTGDDVKTLPTTKAVCPKCGNRLAFWWLQQTRRADESETRFLRCTKCGQTWREYD
- a CDS encoding DUF99 family protein; the protein is MEKLKERRRPKNQLKKQPRKPPKKQPRKSEIEECQTIKQFRNIKPEIRILGVDDAPFAPHSGEQVMLVGTLFRAGNWLDGVLRTQVTVDGTDATCSLIEMVNGSRHLEQLGVLMLDGITFGGFNVVNIQKIFQKTGVPVIVIMRKYPDMPRIKRALKNFPDWEERWNNILKAGDIYKVDNINQEPVYMQFCGISEEDAREIVKISTTRSAIPEPIRVAHIIAAGITTGESKGNA
- a CDS encoding proteasome assembly chaperone family protein, with protein sequence MNETFIKMIKAVDLNDPIFIEALPGIGHVGKLVAEHIIHELGAEKFAELYSPSFPPQVFVDEDGLIEPMKNEFYYLKSQGENERDFIFLGGNTQGLSPEGQYEICGHILDFVEKYGVKEIYTLGGLGTGQPVEKPKVFGAATNKELAQMLKEHEVTLRSADGGIIGASGLILGLGISRGMNGACLMGETPGYFIDADASKAVLTVLLEILKIEVDVAKLEERAEETRKMISKAQQMEREMAERMNIAPGEEDLRYIG
- a CDS encoding translation initiation factor IF-2 subunit alpha, giving the protein MVRMKHKWPQEGDLIVATVHKVLNYGAFAKLEEYPGEEAFIHISEVSAGWVKNIRDHVRENQKIVARVLRVNPKKGHVDVSMKRIREDQRTRKIQQWKIEQKAEKLLEFAAKSIDKDLDAAYDEVGYAMMEEFGDLYGAFEISAEEGADSLIERGMDEIWANAITKVAQKNISPPEVQITGYVDLTSYAPDGVNIIRNALTSINKDNIAVQCVGAPRYRLLVKSSDYITAETLLKAAADEAIATVLEAGGTGEFHRELE
- the pcn gene encoding proliferating cell nuclear antigen (pcna) is translated as MFKAVLSDSNILKTSFDAISSIVDEVQMQADEEGLRLDALDRSHITFVHLELKKGVFDEYQCDEPMKINVDTEELMKVLKRAKAEDMVELTVDEGNLILSFEGEARRKFKIRLIDIEYEAPSPPQLEYPTEFEVPFSLLKDSIQDIGIVSDKISLHVNEEKFEASAEGEFGDAKIEYLHGEKIEESARSIFSLEKVKEMLKADKFSESAVLRLGNDMPLNLALKMASDEGELSFLLAPRIESEE
- a CDS encoding RNA-protein complex protein Nop10; amino-acid sequence: MKMKMMRCSSCKEYTLKDHCPHCGGKIEVIYPPRYSPEDKYGKYRRILKKQLSESP